A single window of Oncorhynchus clarkii lewisi isolate Uvic-CL-2024 chromosome 10, UVic_Ocla_1.0, whole genome shotgun sequence DNA harbors:
- the LOC139419820 gene encoding uncharacterized protein → MSGSGGGIGFQRPPPISSRGFQRPLPISLRGFQRLPPISLRGFQRPPPISPIGLQRPPPITSRGFQRPPPISPRGGFQRPPPISPRGFQRPPPITPRGFQRPPPISPRVFQRPPPISPRGFQRPPPISPRGFQRPPPISPRGFQRGFQRPPPISSRGFQRPPPISPRGFQRPPPTSSRGSQRPPPISSRGGPHPSLLEGSRGPNPSLLEGSRGPYPSLLEGSRGPHPSLLEAFRGPHPSLLEAFRVPHPSLLECSRGPHPSLREGSRGPHPSLLEGSRGPHPSLLGGSRGTHPCLLEGSRGPLPISLRGFQRPPPISSRGFQRPLPISPRGFQRPPPTSSRGSQRPPPISSRGFQRPPTHLS, encoded by the exons ATGTCTGGCTCTGGAGGGGGCAT agggttccagaggcccccacccatctcttctagagggttccagaggcccctACCAATCTCTCTTAGAGGGTTCCAGAGGCTCCCACCCATCTCTCttagagggttccagaggcccccacccatctctcctatAGGGCtccagaggcccccacccatcacttctagagggttccagaggcccccacccatctctcctagagg agggttccagaggcccccacccatctctcctagagggttccagaggcccccacccatcACTCCTAGAGGAttccagaggcccccacccatctctcctagagtgttccagaggcccccacccatctctccgagagggttccagaggcccccacccatctctcctagagggttccagaggcccccacccatctctcctaggGGGTTCCAGAG agggttccagaggcccccacccatctcttctagagggttccagaggcccccacccatctctcctagagggttccagaggcccccacccaCCTCTTCTAGAGGGTCccagaggcccccacccatctcttctagagg aggcccccacccatctctcctagagggttccagaggccccaACCCATCTCTtctagagggttccagaggcccctACCCATCTCTTCTAGAGGGTTCTagaggcccccacccatctctcctagaggCTTTCAGAGGCCCCCACCCGTCTCTCCTAGAAGCTTTCAGAGTCCCCCACCCGTCTCTCCTAGAGTgttccagaggcccccacccatctctccgagagggttccagaggcccccacccatctctcctagagggttccagaggcccccacccatctctcctaggGGGTTCCAGAGGCACCCACCCATGTCtcctagagggttccagaggcccctTACCCATCTCTCttagagggttccagaggcccccacccatctcttctagagggttccagaggcccctacccatctctcctagagggttccagaggcccccacccaCCTCTTCTAGAGGGTCccagaggcccccacccatctcttctagagggttccagaggccccccacccatctctcctag
- the LOC139419821 gene encoding uncharacterized protein has translation MPPPISPKGFQMPPPISPRGFQRPPPISPRGGFQRPPTISSRGFQRPLPISSRGFQRPPPISPRGFQRPPPVSPRSFQSPPPVSSRGFQRPPPISPRGFQRPPPISPRGGFQRPPPISLRGFQRPPPISPRGLQRLPPISPRGFQRPPPISPRGFQRPPPISSRGLQRPPPISSRGFQRPPPISPRGFQRLPPISLRGFQRPPPISPIGLQRPPPISSRGFQRPPPISPRGFQRPPPISPRGFQRHPPISLRGFQRPPPISPRGLQRLPPISPRGFQRPPPISPRGFQRPPPISPRGGFQRPPPISSRGFQRPPPISPRGFQRPPPITPRGFQRHPPISPRGFQRPPPISPRGFQRPPPISSRGGFQRPPPISSRGFQRPLPVSSRGFQRPPPVSPRSFQSPPPVSPRNFQRPPPISPRGFQRPPPISSRGFQRPLPISSRGFQRPPPISPRGFQRPPPVSPRSFQSPPPVSPRNFQRPPPIYPRGTISLM, from the exons atgcccccacccatctctcctaaAGGGTTCCAGAtgcccccacccatctctcctagagggttccagaggcccccacccatctctcctagagg agggttccagaggcccccaACCATCTCTtctagagggttccagaggcccctACCCATCTCTtctagagggttccagaggcccccacccatctctcctagaggCTTTCAGAGGCCCCCACCCGTCTCTCCTAGAAGCTTTCAGAGTCCCCCACCCGTCTCTtctagagggttccagaggcccccacccatctctcctagagggttccagaggcccccacccatctctcctagagg agggttccagaggcccccacccatctctcttagagggttccagaggcctccacccatctctcctagaggGCTCCAGAGGCTCCCACCGATCTCtcctagagggttccagaggcccccacccatctctcctagggggttccagaggcccccacccatctcttctaGAGGGCtccagaggcccccacccatctcttctagagggttccagaggcccccacccatctctcctagagggttccagaggctCCCACCCATCTCTCttagagggttccagaggcccccacccatctctcctatAGGGCtccagaggcccccacccatctcttctagagggttccagaggcccccacccatctctcctagagggttccagaggcccccacccatctctcctagagggttccagaggcaCCCACCCATCTCTCttagagggttccagaggcctccacccatctctcctagaggGCTCCAGAGGCTCCCACCGATCTCtcctagagggttccagaggcccccacccatctctcctagggggttccagaggcccccacccatctctcctagagg agggttccagaggcccccacccatctcttctagagggttccagaggcccccacccatctctccgagagggttccagaggcccccacccatcactcctagagggttccagaggcaCCCACCCATCTCTCCgagagggttccagaggcccccacccatctctcctagagggttccagaggcccccacccatctcttctagagg agggttccagaggcccccacccatctcttctagagggttccagaggcccctACCCGTCTCTtctagagggttccagaggcccccacccGTCTCTCCTAGAAGCTTTCAGAGTCCCCCACCCGTCTCTCCTAGAAACttccagaggcccccacccatctctcctagagggttccagaggcccccacccatctcttctagagggttccagaggcccctACCCATCTCTtctagagggttccagaggcccccacccatctctcctagaggCTTTCAGAGGCCCCCACCCGTCTCTCCTAGAAGCTTTCAGAGTCCCCC